Proteins encoded by one window of Streptomyces sp. LX-29:
- a CDS encoding alpha/beta fold hydrolase — protein sequence MNPAYATADHVFTVPLDHARPDGPAIEVFAREVVDRSRAADKLPWLLYLQGGPGGKSPRPYGGSPGWLPHALKTHRVLLLDQRGTGRSTPVTARAAARIADPARLAAYLTHFRADAIVDDAELIRRQLCGDAPWESLGQSYGGFVTLTYLSRAPQGLKAAYVAGGLPGLDATADDVYARTYPRVRDRGREFRARYPADADRLRRIADLLTATEVRLPDGDRLTARRLRTLGLAFGMGDGFERVHWLLDEALDAHGELSDTFLQQVMSLTGFTDNPLFAVLQESIFAQGAATCWAADRALSAFPEFTAEADPLLLTGEMIYPWMFREITGLRPFADAADILADKADWQPLYDRAALAANQVPLTAVVYHDDMYVDAGLSLATAREVGTTRVWVTNEWEHDGITASGGRVLSRLMDMAREID from the coding sequence TTGAACCCCGCGTACGCCACCGCCGACCACGTCTTCACCGTCCCCCTGGACCACGCGCGCCCCGACGGCCCGGCCATCGAGGTGTTCGCCAGGGAGGTCGTCGACCGGTCCCGGGCCGCCGACAAGCTGCCCTGGCTGCTCTATCTGCAAGGCGGGCCAGGCGGCAAGTCCCCCCGGCCGTACGGCGGATCGCCCGGCTGGCTGCCCCACGCGCTGAAGACCCACCGGGTGCTCCTGCTCGACCAGCGCGGCACCGGCCGCTCCACCCCTGTCACGGCCCGCGCAGCCGCACGGATCGCCGACCCGGCTCGGCTCGCCGCCTACCTCACCCACTTCCGCGCCGACGCCATCGTCGACGACGCCGAGCTGATACGACGTCAACTCTGCGGCGACGCGCCCTGGGAGAGCCTCGGCCAGAGCTACGGCGGCTTCGTCACCCTCACGTACCTCTCCCGCGCGCCCCAGGGCCTCAAGGCGGCCTACGTCGCGGGCGGCCTGCCGGGCCTCGACGCGACCGCCGACGACGTGTACGCCCGCACCTACCCCCGCGTCCGCGACCGCGGGCGGGAGTTCCGCGCCCGCTACCCCGCCGACGCGGACCGGCTGCGCCGCATCGCCGACCTGCTCACCGCCACCGAGGTCCGCCTGCCCGACGGCGACCGCCTCACCGCCCGCCGCCTGCGCACCCTCGGCCTCGCCTTCGGCATGGGCGACGGCTTCGAGCGTGTGCACTGGCTCCTCGACGAGGCCCTCGACGCCCACGGCGAGCTGAGCGACACCTTCCTCCAACAGGTCATGAGTCTCACCGGCTTCACGGACAACCCGCTCTTCGCCGTCCTCCAGGAGTCGATCTTCGCCCAGGGGGCCGCCACCTGCTGGGCGGCGGACCGAGCCCTGTCCGCCTTCCCGGAGTTCACCGCCGAAGCGGACCCCCTGCTGCTCACCGGCGAGATGATCTACCCCTGGATGTTCCGGGAGATCACGGGCCTGCGCCCCTTCGCCGACGCCGCCGACATCCTGGCCGACAAGGCCGACTGGCAGCCCCTGTACGACCGCGCCGCCCTCGCCGCCAACCAGGTCCCCCTCACGGCCGTGGTCTATCACGACGACATGTACGTCGACGCCGGCCTCTCCCTCGCCACCGCCCGCGAGGTGGGCACCACCCGCGTCTGGGTCACCAACGAGTGGGAACACGACGGCATCACGGCCTCGGGCGGCCGAGTCCTCTCCCGCCTGATGGACATGGCACGCGAGATCGACTGA
- a CDS encoding NAD(P)/FAD-dependent oxidoreductase, with the protein MPRPESVRHDYDVVISGASLAGSAAAILLARRGVRVALLERRSDPGAYKALCTHSLQASAYPVLDELGLVPALEKAGAVRNEARWYTRWGWIEPRAAPAGPELPYAYNVRRSTLDPLIRSHAAETPGVDLLLGHQVTGLVREAGRTSGVRASTPQGECEIRARLVVGADGKDSAVAKFAGVPARQYENARFGYLAHFRELPLHGGLSHTWFLEPDMAYAFPNDDGVTVVAVLPDRKRLPAFREDLEGSFLAFVRALPEGPLIDSAERITKITGTVRYPLHSRKPTAPGVALIGDAALTGDPLWGVGCGWALQSAQWLAESVAPAATGQGDLDSSLRVYARRHRRRLRGHQYLAADFAKSRPFNPMERLMFSAAARDESVARHMHLFASRLIGPLRFLNPVAVAKASAVNIRHRGAAVSPAHLPPTGS; encoded by the coding sequence ATGCCCAGGCCTGAGAGCGTGAGACACGACTACGACGTCGTCATCAGCGGCGCCAGCCTCGCCGGCAGCGCCGCGGCGATCTTGCTCGCTCGACGCGGTGTTCGCGTCGCACTGCTGGAACGCCGCTCGGACCCCGGAGCGTACAAGGCGCTCTGCACCCACTCCCTCCAGGCCAGTGCCTACCCGGTGCTGGACGAACTCGGCCTCGTCCCCGCCCTGGAGAAGGCGGGAGCCGTCCGCAACGAGGCCCGCTGGTACACCCGCTGGGGATGGATCGAGCCGAGGGCCGCGCCGGCGGGCCCCGAGCTGCCGTACGCGTACAACGTTCGGCGCAGCACCCTTGATCCGTTGATCAGGTCTCATGCGGCGGAGACCCCCGGCGTCGATCTGCTCCTCGGTCACCAGGTGACCGGGCTGGTCCGGGAAGCCGGGCGAACCTCGGGGGTGCGCGCGTCGACACCACAGGGCGAGTGTGAGATCCGGGCCCGGCTGGTGGTCGGCGCCGATGGCAAGGACTCGGCCGTGGCGAAGTTCGCCGGGGTGCCTGCTCGGCAGTACGAGAACGCGCGGTTCGGCTATCTCGCGCACTTCCGCGAACTTCCGCTGCACGGCGGGCTCAGTCACACCTGGTTTCTCGAGCCCGACATGGCGTACGCGTTTCCCAACGACGACGGGGTGACGGTCGTCGCGGTGCTCCCGGACAGAAAACGGCTGCCGGCCTTCCGGGAAGACCTGGAGGGCAGCTTCCTCGCATTCGTCCGCGCCCTACCCGAGGGACCGCTCATCGACTCCGCCGAGCGCATCACGAAGATCACCGGTACGGTCAGGTACCCGCTGCACAGCCGCAAGCCGACCGCGCCGGGCGTCGCGCTCATCGGCGACGCCGCCCTGACCGGCGACCCCCTGTGGGGAGTGGGATGCGGGTGGGCCCTGCAGTCCGCGCAATGGCTGGCAGAGTCGGTCGCCCCGGCCGCGACCGGTCAAGGTGACCTCGACAGCTCGCTCCGGGTGTACGCACGCAGACACCGGCGCCGGCTGCGCGGTCATCAGTACCTGGCCGCCGACTTCGCCAAGTCCCGTCCGTTCAATCCCATGGAGCGGCTGATGTTCTCGGCGGCCGCGCGTGATGAGTCGGTGGCGCGCCACATGCATCTGTTCGCGTCCCGCCTGATCGGTCCGCTGCGTTTCTTGAACCCCGTGGCAGTGGCCAAGGCCTCGGCCGTCAACATCAGGCATCGCGGGGCGGCTGTGTCACCCGCGCACCTGCCACCCACAGGGTCATGA